A window from Desulfobacterales bacterium encodes these proteins:
- a CDS encoding cache domain-containing protein: MKNKLSLILVVTLLFSISLSYAEENCTKEDVVKAIDDSVAILEKEGEAGLEAVGKLRFCGDNYVFVNNFDGVTLMHMKPSLIGKNLIALKDDTGKRFFADFTDIAKSASIEIDGKTYFNGKGWASYRWPKPDEKTFSPKISYIRGCKMGEKNVYVGAGIYE, from the coding sequence ATGAAAAACAAGTTATCGTTAATTTTAGTAGTTACATTGTTATTTTCAATAAGCTTATCTTATGCTGAAGAAAACTGTACAAAAGAAGATGTAGTTAAAGCCATTGATGATTCCGTAGCAATACTTGAAAAAGAAGGAGAAGCTGGTTTAGAAGCAGTTGGGAAATTAAGATTTTGCGGTGATAATTATGTTTTTGTAAATAACTTTGACGGCGTAACGTTGATGCACATGAAGCCATCTCTTATCGGTAAAAATCTTATAGCTTTAAAAGATGATACTGGAAAACGATTTTTTGCGGATTTTACAGATATCGCCAAAAGTGCCTCAATTGAAATTGATGGAAAAACTTATTTTAATGGCAAAGGATGGGCAAGCTATCGATGGCCTAAACCTGATGAAAAAACTTTTTCTCCGAAAATTTCTTATATAAGAGGCTGCAAAATGGGTGAAAAAAATGTATATGTAGGCGCAGGAATATATGAATAG
- a CDS encoding radical SAM protein, which translates to MQIALIYPPTCDPTAPYISIPILSAYLRSYGVEVFPFDANAEAYDFLFKKNFLDNCSNKLESKLHNLEKRSSLTHQEQLEYHSLWSARGLTKFIPNDINKALCVFRNQKSKQFFSPNHYEKAVFTIEGALKLISAAYTPLALDFLSYRTPFSLLSIKEIERDSIASRNPFYDYFLFLIESLSVIKPKIVGLSVAFQGQVQPAYSLAFLLKKYMPNIHITVGGPAITQIFLRLKDDNLKKALKPFDTAILFEGETALLQLCQDIDTGKHPSGIILGKRVNLSNIPEPDFEGMPLEKYLSPSLVLPYDAARGCYWGKCAFCHYGLAESGTAPYQERPIDDIISHLSKLSSKYKCKIFYLSQDTIALKTAHQIAANIHEQGLNIKWSTDIRPEPDFSPAYCKELSKGGALSIALGIESASPRVLKLINKGVKLSDLKNAVINIGDAGIAVEVMCFTDFPTESYKEAFDTLNFLKEHEKWIALFICGQFGLVHGSRVAKYPEKYGIKKIWHAAGDEFLTGIFYDEAIASKTYNEQKKIDNKINDLSKKWWLHKYPWAGSLSTSHSLLWYERFGSNIFKQMFGNYSIKQPVFSGTANFDLEKIAEISLKNESLLWHKLIRQKRKVTRKAYNELAEKLPLAKRRFI; encoded by the coding sequence ATGCAAATAGCCCTTATTTATCCTCCTACGTGTGACCCAACTGCCCCTTACATATCTATTCCAATACTATCAGCATATCTTAGATCTTATGGAGTTGAAGTATTTCCTTTTGACGCTAATGCTGAAGCATATGATTTCTTATTTAAAAAAAATTTTTTAGATAATTGTTCTAACAAACTTGAAAGCAAACTCCATAATTTAGAAAAACGTTCCTCTTTAACCCATCAAGAACAATTAGAATATCATTCATTGTGGTCAGCTCGAGGCTTAACAAAATTTATTCCTAATGATATTAATAAAGCTTTATGTGTGTTCCGCAACCAAAAAAGTAAGCAATTTTTTTCTCCTAACCATTACGAAAAAGCTGTATTTACAATCGAAGGCGCATTAAAGCTCATTAGTGCTGCCTATACTCCTCTTGCCCTTGATTTTTTATCCTATAGAACTCCCTTCTCATTACTATCTATAAAAGAAATTGAAAGAGATTCTATAGCTTCCAGAAATCCTTTTTATGATTATTTTTTATTTCTAATAGAATCTTTATCCGTAATTAAACCGAAAATAGTAGGCTTATCAGTCGCTTTTCAGGGTCAAGTTCAACCAGCATATTCCCTTGCATTTCTTTTAAAAAAATATATGCCGAATATTCACATAACTGTAGGAGGACCTGCTATAACTCAAATTTTTTTAAGACTTAAAGACGATAATTTAAAAAAAGCCTTAAAACCATTTGATACGGCTATACTATTTGAAGGCGAAACTGCTCTGCTTCAATTATGTCAAGATATTGATACTGGAAAACATCCGTCAGGGATAATTTTAGGAAAAAGAGTTAATTTATCAAATATTCCAGAACCAGATTTTGAAGGTATGCCCCTTGAAAAATATCTTTCTCCATCGCTCGTATTACCCTATGATGCGGCTCGAGGCTGCTACTGGGGAAAATGTGCATTTTGCCATTATGGACTTGCAGAATCTGGAACAGCCCCTTATCAAGAAAGACCCATAGATGATATTATTTCGCACCTTTCAAAATTATCAAGTAAATATAAATGTAAAATATTTTATCTTTCCCAAGATACTATTGCTCTTAAAACAGCTCATCAAATAGCGGCAAACATTCACGAACAAGGACTTAATATAAAATGGTCAACAGACATAAGGCCAGAGCCTGATTTTTCGCCTGCTTATTGCAAAGAACTATCAAAAGGAGGCGCTTTGAGTATAGCTTTAGGTATAGAATCAGCGTCTCCTCGTGTTCTAAAACTTATAAATAAAGGCGTAAAATTATCCGATTTAAAAAATGCCGTAATAAATATTGGCGATGCTGGAATAGCTGTTGAAGTAATGTGTTTTACAGACTTTCCAACAGAATCCTATAAAGAAGCTTTTGATACTTTAAATTTTTTAAAAGAACATGAAAAATGGATAGCATTATTTATTTGTGGGCAATTTGGCCTTGTTCATGGTTCAAGAGTTGCTAAATATCCAGAAAAATACGGAATTAAAAAAATTTGGCACGCTGCTGGAGATGAGTTTTTAACAGGAATATTTTATGATGAAGCAATCGCATCTAAAACTTATAATGAACAAAAAAAAATAGATAACAAAATTAACGACCTTTCAAAAAAATGGTGGCTTCACAAATATCCTTGGGCAGGCTCCCTATCGACATCTCATTCACTTTTATGGTATGAACGATTCGGTTCTAATATTTTTAAGCAAATGTTTGGAAATTACTCAATAAAACAGCCTGTTTTTTCTGGTACGGCTAATTTTGATCTTGAAAAAATAGCAGAAATTTCATTAAAAAATGAATCTTTGCTATGGCATAAATTAATACGGCAGAAACGGAAGGTAACTCGGAAAGCTTATAATGAGCTTGCAGAAAAGTTACCGTTAGCTAAACGGCGTTTCATATAA